In Hermetia illucens chromosome 5, iHerIll2.2.curated.20191125, whole genome shotgun sequence, a single window of DNA contains:
- the LOC119657187 gene encoding ubiquitin carboxyl-terminal hydrolase Usp2 isoform X4 — protein MIQQQPVDLESLSEATSSSNKNSNNDKGLSNSSSNVHQLLQTTRESKQHRQQNQNENDLQNLNIKSSSPPSSSHQTSSPTSAKDISKVKRLCAVSTTATTNTNNYSKFATGSVVVISNNSNANASSAYINKNYLRISNSSTTPSHNLVADLNLSTVSNNSFNGSNSRTIDKTHTTNSTSSLKPSINSSVVNIVTNNPSEHDNKTSSKHSNNNNVIKTATTVQFEQQKTISSLSSNSAINSVNDNSATNQILYKKFQKSNPSIATTPASTTTTFSSSTIASATNKTITPSILSSSATTTATSTATITVSSSSQKKVVSNDSSDKYSSTNNANAILKAAKSNLKPTSKQFLSNKSIDDKSMTSLYAEANDNSNNNNNNSTLNNSSYNKKGISTVITINNSAPPTSKSSSPELTTESVADKTRNYLKNSKSNALDAHLEFCKNKLQPVGTTKVNNVNAANGTGSVKSGINSKFIGLTYREPNFLKTECELARSQVAKSNEEQSFDNNNQLLNGGNNNNLICNGAEKVTSKYEKNLIKPLVHKTTNSKQLQQLPRTPSNNNMNCLQNGGGPDLDDIKYIDSDDSERQQHHGHSYHHNYQSQKKSTTSTSSADVTKSIYSSPSRTLSERKDINYITSSKISTLPLTSKHRDLMYNSDTSKNVTSKYNTLNDFKRLPSNLNSNLRSGFHKNMELISSSSSSSSSPSSTTTTPVKTYATSTTVTAISKSPVVMIHQQQNGTVSHESTPSGSPQILRRRGALTTSNSILQNSNDSLSTSSPSSKAILPQQKSTISNLTSSSQAQPSTTLATSTDLDEQSLSNKICDNDESVRNASIRSALPASPTPSRYYDREGRSSALAAGRSYDTEDPSTSKSSLNSSNSYDRTAAEGLCGLRNIGNTCYMNSVIQCLSHTRELTKFLKSQVGIKSSSKDQQILLEFAKLIREMWSPNVRSVTPLELKSAFSSKHRMYSGYNQQDAQEFLRFFLDSLHCALNAGVKGEQLKIDDSLSDNKKADLTWEWYCKVENSVIRDLFVGQLKSTLKCTTCGNTSVTFDPFWDLSVSLPSSSRCKLDACLDLFIREEILDGDEMPTCSKCQARRKCTKSFTIQRFPKYLAIHLKRFSETRWSKLSNVVEFPTGERELNMAPYASNTNVSATYSLYGIANHMGSTAGGHYVALCKHPVTKKWHEFNDNVVSDDLSESVLVSSSAYLLFYERAH, from the exons ATGATACAACAGCAACCAGTCGATTTGGA ATCACTTTCTGAAGCAACATCGTCATCAAATAAAAACAGTAATAACGATAAAGGTTTAAGTAATAGTAGTAGTAATGTACATCAGTTGCTACAAACAACCAGAGAGAGTAAGCAGCATAgacaacaaaaccaaaacgaaaACGATTTACAAAATCTAAAtataaaatcatcatcaccaccatCTTCATCACACCAAACATCATCACCAACATCCGCAAAGGATATTAGCAAGGTAAAAAGATTGTGTGCTGTATCTACTACTGCTACTACTAATACCAATAACTATTCGAAATTTGCTACTGGTAGTGTTGTTGTGATCAGCAATAACTCCAATGCTAACGCTTCCTCAGCTtacattaataaaaattatttaagaaTAAGCAACAGTTCAACAACACCATCACACAATTTGGTTGCAGATTTGAATTTGAGTACAGTATCTAATAACAGTTTCAACGGTTCAAACTCACGTACAATCGATAAAACACACACTACAAACTCAACAAGTAGCCTTAAGCCTTCCATCAATAGTAGTGTCGTTAATATTGTTACTAACAATCCTAGTGAGCACGATAATAAAACTAGTAGTAAACACAGCAACAATAATAACGTGATTAAGACCGCTACAACTGTACAATTCGAACAGCAAAAGACAATTTCATCACTCTCATCGAATTCGGCGATAAATTCGGTGAATGACAATTCGGCCACAAACCAAATTCTAtacaaaaaattccaaaaaagcaATCCTAGCATCGCCACCACTCCTGCTTCTACGACGACGACCTTTAGCAGTAGTACGATCGCATCCGcaacaaataaaacaataactccatccatattatcatcatcagcaacAACAACCGCCACATCAACTGCTACCATCACAGTTTCTAGTTCTAGTCAAAAGAAAGTAGTATCTAATGATTCTAGCGATAAATATTCATCGACGAACAATGCAAATGCTATTCTGAAAGCAGCCAAGTCAAATCTTAAGCCGACATCCAAGCAATTTTTAAGTAACAAATCGATTGATGATAAAAGTATGACAAGTTTGTATGCGGAGGCGAATGATAacagtaacaacaacaataacaatagtACTCTAAATAACAGCTCTTATAACAAGAAAGGAATTTCAACGGTAATTACGATTAACAATTCCGCCCCACCTACCTCTAAATCATCGTCACCGGAGTTAACAACTGAATCAGTTGCCGACAAAAccagaaattatttgaaaaatagcaAAAGCAATGCCCTAGATGCCCATTTGgaattttgcaagaataaactgCAACCCGTGGGAACCACGAAAGTAAACAACGTAAATGCAGCAAATGGAACAGGCTCTGTTAAAAGCGGGATCAATAGCAAATTTATTGGCTTAACCTATCGTGAACCAAATTTCCTAAAAACCGAATGTGAATTAGCCCGATCTCAAGTTGCTAAATCAAATGAGGAGCAATCATTTGATAACAACAATCAGCTTTTGAACGgcggtaataataataaccttaTATGTAATGGAGCGGAGAAGGTAACtagcaaatatgaaaaaaaccTAATAAAACCTCTAGTGCATAAGACAACAAATAGCAAACAGTTGCAGCAACTGCCACGGACACCTTCAAATAACAACATGAATTGTTTACAAAACGGCGGTGGGCCGGATCTCGACGATATCAAGTACATTGATAGTGATGATTCGGAACGGCAGCAGCATCATGGCCATAGTTATCACCACAACTACCAAAGCCAAAAGAAGTCAACTACGTCCACTTCGTCGGCAGATGTTACCAAAAGCATCTACTCGTCGCCGTCGAGGACTCTATCCGAGCGGAAGGACATAAACTATATCACAAGCAGTAAAATATCGACATTGCCGCTTACTTCTAAACATCGTGACCTAATGTATAATAGTGATACTAGCAAAAACGTTACCAGTAAATACAATACCTTAAATGATTTCAAACGATTACCATCGAACCTAAACAGTAATCTTAGAAGTGGGTTCCACAAAAACATGGAGTTAATCTCATCATCGTCATCTTCATCGTCGTCTCCATCTTCTACAACCACAACACCTGTAAAAACGTacgcaacatcaacaacagttaCGGCCATTTCAAAATCCCCAGTAGTAATGATTCACCAACAGCAGAACGGAACAGTAAGCCACGAATCAACTCCATCTGGTTCACCGCAGATCTTACGACGAAGAGGTGCACTAACTACAAGTAATAGTATTCTGCAGAATTCAAACGATTCCTTATCAACATCATCACCGTCGTCAAAAGCGATATTACCGCAGCAAAAATCGACGATATCGAATCTTACGTCATCATCGCAAGCGCAACCCAGTACAACCCTAGCAACATCAACCGATCTAGATGAACAAAGTTTGTCCAATAAGATATGTGATAATGATGAAAGT GTTCGTAATGCCTCAATACGAAGTGCCCTTCCAGCGTCACCGACCCCATCACGCTACTATGATCGCGAAGGACGGTCATCAGCTCTTGCTGCTGGACGAAGTTATGATACGGAAGATCCTTCGACAAGTAAATCATCGCTGAACTCATCTAATTCATATGACAGGACAGCCGCCGAGG GACTATGCGGTCTCCGAAACATAGGGAATACATGTTATATGAACTCTGTCATTCAATGTTTAAGCCACACCCGTGAATTAACGAAATTCCTCAAATCTCAAGTGGGGATCAAGTCGTCTTCAAAGGACCAACAAATATTGCTTG AATTTGCAAAATTAATTCGTGAAATGTGGTCACCCAACGTGCGAAGCGTAACCCCTCTGGAATTAAAAAGTGCTTTTTCATCGAAACATCGAATGTATAGTGGCTACAACCAGCAAGATGCACAGGAATTCTTAAGGTTCTTTTTGGATTCATTACATTGCGCACTAAACGCAGGTGTAAAAGGGGAGCAATTGAAAATCGACGACAGTCTTAG TGACAATAAAAAGGCTGACCTCACCTGGGAATGGTACTGTAAAGTTGAAAATTCTGTCATAAGAGATCTATTCGTTGGTCAGTTGAAAAGTACATTGAAATGTACAACGTGTGGTAATACAAGTGTTACCTTCGATCCATTCTGGGATTTAAGTGTTTCACTTCCATCGTCATCACGTTGCAAGTTAGACGCCTGTTTGGATTTATTCATCCGTGAGGAAATTCTGGATGGTGATGAGATGCCAACCTGCTCAAAGTGTCAAGCGCGGCGGAAATGTACTAAAAGCTTTACAATACAGcgatttccaaaatatttggctATAC ATTTAAAGCGATTTTCAGAAACTCGTTGGAGCAAACTATCAAATGTGGTTGAATTTCCGACAGGCGAACGCGAACTGAATATGGCGCCATATGCATCGAATACAAATGTTTCTGCTACATATTCACTATACGGAATTGCGAATCATATGG GCTCGACGGCTGGAGGACACTATGTTGCACTTTGTAAACATCCTGTCACGAAGAAATGGCACGAGTTCAATGATAATGT
- the LOC119657187 gene encoding ubiquitin carboxyl-terminal hydrolase Usp2 isoform X9: protein MQHYQAGLCGLRNIGNTCYMNSVIQCLSHTRELTKFLKSQVGIKSSSKDQQILLEFAKLIREMWSPNVRSVTPLELKSAFSSKHRMYSGYNQQDAQEFLRFFLDSLHCALNAGVKGEQLKIDDSLSDNKKADLTWEWYCKVENSVIRDLFVGQLKSTLKCTTCGNTSVTFDPFWDLSVSLPSSSRCKLDACLDLFIREEILDGDEMPTCSKCQARRKCTKSFTIQRFPKYLAIHLKRFSETRWSKLSNVVEFPTGERELNMAPYASNTNVSATYSLYGIANHMGSTAGGHYVALCKHPVTKKWHEFNDNVVSDDLSESVLVSSSAYLLFYERAH from the exons ATGCAACATTATCAAGCAG GACTATGCGGTCTCCGAAACATAGGGAATACATGTTATATGAACTCTGTCATTCAATGTTTAAGCCACACCCGTGAATTAACGAAATTCCTCAAATCTCAAGTGGGGATCAAGTCGTCTTCAAAGGACCAACAAATATTGCTTG AATTTGCAAAATTAATTCGTGAAATGTGGTCACCCAACGTGCGAAGCGTAACCCCTCTGGAATTAAAAAGTGCTTTTTCATCGAAACATCGAATGTATAGTGGCTACAACCAGCAAGATGCACAGGAATTCTTAAGGTTCTTTTTGGATTCATTACATTGCGCACTAAACGCAGGTGTAAAAGGGGAGCAATTGAAAATCGACGACAGTCTTAG TGACAATAAAAAGGCTGACCTCACCTGGGAATGGTACTGTAAAGTTGAAAATTCTGTCATAAGAGATCTATTCGTTGGTCAGTTGAAAAGTACATTGAAATGTACAACGTGTGGTAATACAAGTGTTACCTTCGATCCATTCTGGGATTTAAGTGTTTCACTTCCATCGTCATCACGTTGCAAGTTAGACGCCTGTTTGGATTTATTCATCCGTGAGGAAATTCTGGATGGTGATGAGATGCCAACCTGCTCAAAGTGTCAAGCGCGGCGGAAATGTACTAAAAGCTTTACAATACAGcgatttccaaaatatttggctATAC ATTTAAAGCGATTTTCAGAAACTCGTTGGAGCAAACTATCAAATGTGGTTGAATTTCCGACAGGCGAACGCGAACTGAATATGGCGCCATATGCATCGAATACAAATGTTTCTGCTACATATTCACTATACGGAATTGCGAATCATATGG GCTCGACGGCTGGAGGACACTATGTTGCACTTTGTAAACATCCTGTCACGAAGAAATGGCACGAGTTCAATGATAATGT
- the LOC119657187 gene encoding ubiquitin carboxyl-terminal hydrolase Usp2 isoform X6, with protein MIQQQPVDLDDKYSSTNNANAILKAAKSNLKPTSKQFLSNKSIDDKSMTSLYAEANDNSNNNNNNSTLNNSSYNKKGISTVITINNSAPPTSKSSSPELTTESVADKTRNYLKNSKSNALDAHLEFCKNKLQPVGTTKVNNVNAANGTGSVKSGINSKFIGLTYREPNFLKTECELARSQVAKSNEEQSFDNNNQLLNGGNNNNLICNGAEKVTSKYEKNLIKPLVHKTTNSKQLQQLPRTPSNNNMNCLQNGGGPDLDDIKYIDSDDSERQQHHGHSYHHNYQSQKKSTTSTSSADVTKSIYSSPSRTLSERKDINYITSSKISTLPLTSKHRDLMYNSDTSKNVTSKYNTLNDFKRLPSNLNSNLRSGFHKNMELISSSSSSSSSPSSTTTTPVKTYATSTTVTAISKSPVVMIHQQQNGTVSHESTPSGSPQILRRRGALTTSNSILQNSNDSLSTSSPSSKAILPQQKSTISNLTSSSQAQPSTTLATSTDLDEQSLSNKICDNDESVRNASIRSALPASPTPSRYYDREGRSSALAAGRSYDTEDPSTSKSSLNSSNSYDRTAAEGLCGLRNIGNTCYMNSVIQCLSHTRELTKFLKSQVGIKSSSKDQQILLEFAKLIREMWSPNVRSVTPLELKSAFSSKHRMYSGYNQQDAQEFLRFFLDSLHCALNAGVKGEQLKIDDSLSDNKKADLTWEWYCKVENSVIRDLFVGQLKSTLKCTTCGNTSVTFDPFWDLSVSLPSSSRCKLDACLDLFIREEILDGDEMPTCSKCQARRKCTKSFTIQRFPKYLAIHLKRFSETRWSKLSNVVEFPTGERELNMAPYASNTNVSATYSLYGIANHMGSTAGGHYVALCKHPVTKKWHEFNDNVVSDDLSESVLVSSSAYLLFYERAH; from the exons ATGATACAACAGCAACCAGTCGATTTGGA CGATAAATATTCATCGACGAACAATGCAAATGCTATTCTGAAAGCAGCCAAGTCAAATCTTAAGCCGACATCCAAGCAATTTTTAAGTAACAAATCGATTGATGATAAAAGTATGACAAGTTTGTATGCGGAGGCGAATGATAacagtaacaacaacaataacaatagtACTCTAAATAACAGCTCTTATAACAAGAAAGGAATTTCAACGGTAATTACGATTAACAATTCCGCCCCACCTACCTCTAAATCATCGTCACCGGAGTTAACAACTGAATCAGTTGCCGACAAAAccagaaattatttgaaaaatagcaAAAGCAATGCCCTAGATGCCCATTTGgaattttgcaagaataaactgCAACCCGTGGGAACCACGAAAGTAAACAACGTAAATGCAGCAAATGGAACAGGCTCTGTTAAAAGCGGGATCAATAGCAAATTTATTGGCTTAACCTATCGTGAACCAAATTTCCTAAAAACCGAATGTGAATTAGCCCGATCTCAAGTTGCTAAATCAAATGAGGAGCAATCATTTGATAACAACAATCAGCTTTTGAACGgcggtaataataataaccttaTATGTAATGGAGCGGAGAAGGTAACtagcaaatatgaaaaaaaccTAATAAAACCTCTAGTGCATAAGACAACAAATAGCAAACAGTTGCAGCAACTGCCACGGACACCTTCAAATAACAACATGAATTGTTTACAAAACGGCGGTGGGCCGGATCTCGACGATATCAAGTACATTGATAGTGATGATTCGGAACGGCAGCAGCATCATGGCCATAGTTATCACCACAACTACCAAAGCCAAAAGAAGTCAACTACGTCCACTTCGTCGGCAGATGTTACCAAAAGCATCTACTCGTCGCCGTCGAGGACTCTATCCGAGCGGAAGGACATAAACTATATCACAAGCAGTAAAATATCGACATTGCCGCTTACTTCTAAACATCGTGACCTAATGTATAATAGTGATACTAGCAAAAACGTTACCAGTAAATACAATACCTTAAATGATTTCAAACGATTACCATCGAACCTAAACAGTAATCTTAGAAGTGGGTTCCACAAAAACATGGAGTTAATCTCATCATCGTCATCTTCATCGTCGTCTCCATCTTCTACAACCACAACACCTGTAAAAACGTacgcaacatcaacaacagttaCGGCCATTTCAAAATCCCCAGTAGTAATGATTCACCAACAGCAGAACGGAACAGTAAGCCACGAATCAACTCCATCTGGTTCACCGCAGATCTTACGACGAAGAGGTGCACTAACTACAAGTAATAGTATTCTGCAGAATTCAAACGATTCCTTATCAACATCATCACCGTCGTCAAAAGCGATATTACCGCAGCAAAAATCGACGATATCGAATCTTACGTCATCATCGCAAGCGCAACCCAGTACAACCCTAGCAACATCAACCGATCTAGATGAACAAAGTTTGTCCAATAAGATATGTGATAATGATGAAAGT GTTCGTAATGCCTCAATACGAAGTGCCCTTCCAGCGTCACCGACCCCATCACGCTACTATGATCGCGAAGGACGGTCATCAGCTCTTGCTGCTGGACGAAGTTATGATACGGAAGATCCTTCGACAAGTAAATCATCGCTGAACTCATCTAATTCATATGACAGGACAGCCGCCGAGG GACTATGCGGTCTCCGAAACATAGGGAATACATGTTATATGAACTCTGTCATTCAATGTTTAAGCCACACCCGTGAATTAACGAAATTCCTCAAATCTCAAGTGGGGATCAAGTCGTCTTCAAAGGACCAACAAATATTGCTTG AATTTGCAAAATTAATTCGTGAAATGTGGTCACCCAACGTGCGAAGCGTAACCCCTCTGGAATTAAAAAGTGCTTTTTCATCGAAACATCGAATGTATAGTGGCTACAACCAGCAAGATGCACAGGAATTCTTAAGGTTCTTTTTGGATTCATTACATTGCGCACTAAACGCAGGTGTAAAAGGGGAGCAATTGAAAATCGACGACAGTCTTAG TGACAATAAAAAGGCTGACCTCACCTGGGAATGGTACTGTAAAGTTGAAAATTCTGTCATAAGAGATCTATTCGTTGGTCAGTTGAAAAGTACATTGAAATGTACAACGTGTGGTAATACAAGTGTTACCTTCGATCCATTCTGGGATTTAAGTGTTTCACTTCCATCGTCATCACGTTGCAAGTTAGACGCCTGTTTGGATTTATTCATCCGTGAGGAAATTCTGGATGGTGATGAGATGCCAACCTGCTCAAAGTGTCAAGCGCGGCGGAAATGTACTAAAAGCTTTACAATACAGcgatttccaaaatatttggctATAC ATTTAAAGCGATTTTCAGAAACTCGTTGGAGCAAACTATCAAATGTGGTTGAATTTCCGACAGGCGAACGCGAACTGAATATGGCGCCATATGCATCGAATACAAATGTTTCTGCTACATATTCACTATACGGAATTGCGAATCATATGG GCTCGACGGCTGGAGGACACTATGTTGCACTTTGTAAACATCCTGTCACGAAGAAATGGCACGAGTTCAATGATAATGT